Proteins from one Oncorhynchus tshawytscha isolate Ot180627B linkage group LG16, Otsh_v2.0, whole genome shotgun sequence genomic window:
- the LOC112216181 gene encoding WD repeat-containing protein 13 isoform X2 has protein sequence MDFKELDFEEDPRAQGARGHRRSVSRGSYQLQAQMNRAVYDERTPGALVPTSVAEASRAMAGDTTLSENYAFAGMHHIFDQHVDSAVPRLQFANDDKHLLACCSLDGTLSIMILSPSPPSVKVVLKGHAGPVTDFAWSLSNDVIVSTSKDGTLRIWNTEDGRCIREVRDPEASELLCCTFQPMNNNLTVVGNSKHLLQVVNISTGKKVKGGSSKLTGRVLSMSFDAPGRILWAGDDRGSVFSFLFDMATGKLTKAKRLVVSEGSPICSISARSWISREARDPSLLINACVNKLLLYRVVDNEGTLQLKRSFPIKHGSQPLHSIFCPLMSFRQGACVVTGSEDACVYFFDVERNTKAIVNKLQGHGGPVLDVSFNCDESLLASADSTGMVIIWRREQK, from the exons TTCAGGCCCAGATGAACAGGGCAGTCTATGATGAGAG GACCCCAGGTGCCTTGGTGCCAACCTCTGTGGCGGAAGCTAGCCGTGCCATGGCTGGGGACACCACTCTGAGCGAGAACTATGCTTTTGCTGGCATGCACCACATATTCGACCAACATGTGGACTCTGCAG TTCCACGGCTGCAGTTTGCTAATGATGACAAGCACCTCCTAGCCTGCTGCTCATTGGACGGCACCCTGTCCATCATGATCCTGTCCCCGTCCCCGCCCAGTGTGAAGGTCGTCCTGAAGGGTCATGCAGGTCCCGTCACCGACTTTGCTTGGTCCCTTAGCAATGACGTCATTGTGTCAACATCAAAGGATGGAACACTGCGTATTTGGAACACGGAGGATGGGAGGTGTATCCGTGAGGTCAGAGACCCGGAAGCTAGCGAACTGCTTTGCTGCACCTTCCAGCCCATGAATAACAACCTCACAGTG GTAGGGAACAGTAAGCACCTTCTGCAGGTGGTGAACATCTCCACTGGGAAGAAGGTGAAGGGGGGTTCTAGTAAGCTGACGGGACGGGTACTGTCTATGTCCTTTGATGCCCCTGGGAGGATCCTGTGGGCCGGGGACGACAGGGGCAGCGTATTCTCCTTCCTGTTTGACATGGCCACAG GGAAGCTGACCAAAGCCAAGCGGCTTGTGGTGAGTGAGGGCAGCCCAATCTGCAGCATTTCTGCCCGCTCCTGGATCAGCAGAGAGGCTCGAGACCCTTCCCTGCTGATCAATGCCTGTGTCAACAAACTGCTACTCTACAG AGTGGTGGATAATGAAGGCACTCTGCAGCTTAAGAGGAGCTTCCCCATCAAGCATGGCTCTCAGCCCCTTCACAGCATCTTCTGCCCTCTCATGTCCTTCAGACAGGGCGCCTGTGTTG TGACTGGCAGTGAGGATGCCTGTGTCTACTTCTTCGATGTGGAACGCAACACTAAGGCCATAGTCAACAAGCTGCAGGGTCACGGTGGCCCAGTGCTGGATGTCAGCTTCAACTGTGACGAGAGCTTGCTGGCTTCTGCAGACTCCACTGGCATGGTTATCATCTGGAGGCGGGAGCAGAAGTGA